The following are encoded in a window of Pseudomonadota bacterium genomic DNA:
- a CDS encoding DUF2163 domain-containing protein produces the protein MQTIPNDLATHLAQEVTTLATCWSITRKDGVSYYFTEHDRDVVVEGQVYAAASGMSPSAVTSQSGLAVDNLEFAGMLSAEVILESDILSGRYDHAELSIFMVNYADPAMGKLHLKTGWLGEVTLQGGQFVAEMRGLSSRLQQTIGEVYTSTCRARLGDARCTVELAGYTVSGTVTAVEAAHAFSDSSKTQPNGYFSYGVVTFTSGANAGLSMEVREFSSSRFGLFLPMAYAIEVGDTFTAIAGCDKVFDTCIGRFGNAVNFRGEPHVPGTDKMLETTATRSG, from the coding sequence ATGCAAACGATCCCGAATGATTTGGCGACGCACCTGGCGCAGGAGGTGACGACGCTGGCAACCTGCTGGAGCATCACGCGTAAGGATGGGGTGAGCTATTATTTCACCGAGCATGACCGTGATGTGGTGGTGGAGGGGCAGGTGTATGCTGCGGCAAGCGGCATGAGCCCAAGCGCGGTGACATCGCAAAGCGGGCTGGCGGTCGATAACCTCGAATTCGCGGGGATGCTAAGCGCCGAGGTGATTTTGGAATCCGACATATTGAGCGGCCGGTATGACCATGCAGAGTTGTCGATTTTTATGGTGAATTATGCCGACCCGGCGATGGGCAAGTTGCACCTGAAAACAGGGTGGCTGGGCGAGGTGACGTTGCAGGGAGGCCAGTTTGTGGCGGAGATGCGCGGGCTGTCGTCGCGGTTGCAGCAGACGATTGGCGAGGTTTACACCAGCACTTGCCGGGCGCGGCTGGGCGATGCACGCTGCACGGTGGAGCTTGCGGGCTATACGGTGAGCGGCACGGTGACGGCGGTGGAAGCGGCGCATGCGTTTTCCGATAGCAGCAAGACGCAGCCGAACGGGTATTTTTCCTATGGGGTGGTGACGTTCACCAGCGGAGCAAATGCCGGGTTGAGCATGGAGGTGCGCGAATTCAGCAGTAGCCGGTTCGGGCTTTTCCTGCCGATGGCTTATGCGATTGAGGTGGGGGATACATTTACGGCGATTGCAGGGTGCGACAAGGTGTTTGACACCTGCATTGGTCGCTTTGGGAATGCAGTGAATTTTCGTGGGGAACCGCATGTGCCGGGGACGGACAAGATGCTGGAAACCACGGCGACGCGCAGCGGGTGA
- a CDS encoding DUF2460 domain-containing protein, producing the protein MGFVETQFPPDISYGSSGGPEYATDIVASQSGYEQRNINWEQARARYNVAHGVKTKAQLDTLIAFFRARKGRAYGFRFKDWTDYQASTEAIGTGNGLLTQFQLVKRYVSGSVTETRTVTKPVSGTIQIYKNAVLQTTGISVDTTTGVVTFAAAPAAAAAITASFQFDVPVRFDTDKLSATLEAYGIHSWLDIPLIEVRV; encoded by the coding sequence ATGGGTTTTGTGGAAACGCAGTTCCCGCCGGATATCAGTTATGGATCGTCGGGCGGGCCGGAATATGCGACGGATATTGTGGCGAGCCAGAGCGGCTATGAGCAGCGCAATATCAACTGGGAGCAGGCGCGGGCCCGCTATAATGTGGCGCACGGGGTGAAGACAAAGGCGCAGCTCGACACGCTGATTGCATTTTTCCGGGCGCGTAAGGGGCGGGCTTACGGCTTTCGCTTCAAGGATTGGACGGACTATCAGGCAAGCACGGAGGCGATTGGGACGGGCAACGGGCTGCTAACGCAGTTTCAACTGGTGAAGCGGTATGTCAGCGGCAGCGTGACGGAAACGCGCACGGTGACCAAGCCGGTATCGGGCACGATTCAGATTTATAAGAATGCGGTGCTGCAGACAACGGGCATCAGTGTGGATACGACGACGGGGGTGGTGACGTTTGCAGCGGCGCCCGCAGCGGCGGCGGCGATTACGGCGAGTTTCCAGTTCGATGTGCCGGTGCGGTTTGACACCGATAAATTATCCGCGACGCTGGAAGCATATGGGATTCACTCGTGGCTGGATATTCCGTTGATTGAAGTGAGGGTGTGA
- a CDS encoding DUF3168 domain-containing protein, giving the protein MSGLALMEVQRALYGKLHADGVLMGMVGGVYDTVPQGAALPYVVIGDGLQNVVAADGVSVAQCRLGLDVWTDVGGRKTALAIMNRIFALVHLGTLTMSGYQLVLLRCEQAETTLIEQGTRIHGTLTITATVTEN; this is encoded by the coding sequence ATGAGCGGATTGGCGTTGATGGAAGTGCAGCGGGCGCTGTATGGCAAGCTGCATGCGGATGGCGTGCTGATGGGCATGGTCGGCGGGGTGTATGACACGGTGCCGCAGGGAGCGGCGTTGCCCTATGTGGTGATTGGCGACGGGCTGCAGAATGTGGTGGCGGCGGACGGGGTGAGTGTGGCCCAATGCCGGCTGGGGCTGGATGTGTGGACGGATGTTGGTGGCCGCAAGACGGCGCTTGCGATTATGAACCGGATATTTGCGCTGGTGCATTTGGGCACGTTGACGATGAGTGGTTACCAGCTGGTGCTGCTGCGGTGTGAGCAGGCGGAGACCACGCTGATCGAGCAGGGCACGCGGATTCATGGCACGCTGACAATCACTGCAACGGTGACGGAGAATTGA
- a CDS encoding phage head closure protein produces the protein MTLASQLTERVSIQQQVRVDDGYGGQTVSWSELANVFANVTPVYVSDSERVIGDQLNARAGYRVKVRLRTDIKASMRVVWKSRTLVIHSLHETGEALSILTYEENL, from the coding sequence ATGACGCTGGCATCGCAGTTGACCGAGCGGGTCAGCATTCAGCAGCAGGTGCGGGTGGATGACGGGTATGGCGGGCAGACGGTCAGCTGGTCGGAACTGGCCAATGTATTTGCGAACGTGACGCCGGTGTATGTGTCCGACAGCGAACGGGTGATTGGCGATCAGCTGAATGCGCGGGCAGGGTATCGGGTGAAGGTGCGTTTGCGCACGGACATCAAGGCATCCATGCGCGTTGTGTGGAAATCGCGCACGCTGGTGATTCACTCGTTGCATGAGACGGGCGAGGCGTTGAGCATCCTAACCTATGAGGAAAATTTATGA
- a CDS encoding phage head-tail connector protein: MPCHLYRPRSWWGGGAVLCVDGARPLSREDVALLVRLGWATLIPDSPLFSGDPMSDDASCELRLVSGPASEPVTLAQAKTFLRVEHTGDDDAITRAIVTARQFAESYLRMALLPQVWDYTVANPCGVRIRLPFGPAQSITSVTLVNEAGASSTMNAANYRLSVDGYAVLFTNAPSIENLTVRFSASSAATVSEVPAQITQGILHHIASMMENREGAVPLPTQALACYQPYRRVSL, from the coding sequence ATGCCGTGTCATCTCTATCGCCCGCGCAGCTGGTGGGGCGGTGGCGCGGTGCTGTGCGTTGATGGCGCGCGGCCGTTGTCGCGCGAGGATGTGGCGCTTTTAGTGCGCCTTGGCTGGGCGACGTTGATTCCCGATTCACCCCTTTTTTCTGGAGACCCTATGAGCGATGACGCATCCTGCGAGCTGCGGCTTGTGAGCGGGCCTGCGAGCGAGCCGGTAACGCTTGCCCAGGCAAAAACATTTCTGCGTGTGGAACATACGGGCGACGACGACGCGATTACGCGGGCGATTGTCACGGCGCGGCAGTTTGCTGAATCCTACCTGCGCATGGCGCTGCTGCCGCAGGTGTGGGATTACACGGTGGCGAACCCGTGCGGTGTGCGGATTCGTCTGCCGTTTGGCCCGGCGCAAAGCATTACGAGTGTGACGCTGGTGAATGAGGCGGGCGCAAGCTCGACCATGAATGCAGCGAATTATCGGCTGAGTGTGGATGGCTATGCGGTGCTGTTCACTAACGCGCCGAGCATTGAAAATCTGACAGTGCGCTTCAGCGCATCGAGCGCGGCGACGGTGAGCGAGGTGCCGGCGCAGATTACGCAGGGTATATTGCACCACATCGCCTCGATGATGGAAAACCGGGAGGGCGCAGTGCCGCTGCCGACGCAGGCGCTGGCGTGTTATCAGCCGTATCGCCGGGTGTCGCTATGA
- a CDS encoding phage major capsid protein, translating to MTIQEVTDGMYALGSAWEQFKQVNENRLSEIERKGYADPLHTDHLKKINDALDQHKHRMDRMETAHARPGREMSSLGYRGEDQSEYKAAFHSYLRKGTESGLEQIQTKALSAGTDASGGYLVPNQLADLIVQIVNESSPMRSLATVETISSDSLDLIEDTVDMDAAWGDETTVRSAETTSSTIGRNTVDTYEMYAQPQATQKLIDDASIDIEQWIARKVADKMARLEATAFITGDGTTKPKGILTYTAGTAWGQIQQVTTGTSATVTADSLVQLYYSLKDDYARHATFLMHRTTVQAVRLLKEATTNQYLWQPGLSAGTPDTLLGVPVALASDMPVPAASSLSVAIADFKRAYLVVDRIGIRTLRDPFTAKPFVKFYTTKRVGGEVVNTEAIKLLKLL from the coding sequence ATGACAATTCAAGAAGTGACCGACGGTATGTATGCGCTGGGCAGTGCCTGGGAGCAATTTAAACAGGTGAACGAAAACCGCCTGAGCGAAATTGAGCGTAAGGGGTATGCCGACCCGCTGCACACCGACCATTTGAAAAAAATCAACGATGCGCTGGACCAGCATAAGCACCGGATGGATCGCATGGAAACGGCGCATGCGCGTCCGGGCCGCGAGATGAGCTCGCTGGGCTATCGCGGCGAAGACCAATCGGAGTATAAGGCGGCGTTTCATTCCTACCTGCGCAAGGGCACGGAATCGGGTCTGGAGCAGATCCAGACCAAGGCGCTTTCGGCGGGGACGGATGCGAGCGGTGGCTACCTGGTGCCTAACCAGCTGGCGGATTTGATTGTGCAGATTGTCAATGAATCCTCGCCGATGCGTTCGCTTGCGACGGTGGAGACGATTTCCTCCGACTCGCTGGATTTGATTGAGGACACGGTCGATATGGATGCGGCGTGGGGCGATGAGACCACGGTGCGCTCGGCGGAAACCACATCCTCGACCATTGGCCGCAATACGGTGGATACGTATGAGATGTATGCGCAGCCGCAGGCGACGCAGAAACTGATCGATGATGCATCGATCGATATTGAGCAATGGATTGCCCGCAAGGTGGCCGATAAAATGGCGCGCCTTGAGGCCACCGCGTTTATCACCGGCGATGGCACCACCAAACCGAAGGGCATCCTGACCTATACGGCGGGCACGGCGTGGGGGCAGATTCAGCAGGTGACAACCGGCACTTCGGCAACGGTGACGGCCGATAGCCTGGTGCAGCTGTATTACTCGCTGAAGGATGATTATGCGCGCCACGCGACGTTCCTGATGCATCGCACCACCGTGCAGGCGGTGCGCTTATTGAAAGAGGCGACCACCAACCAGTATCTCTGGCAGCCGGGCCTGTCGGCAGGCACGCCGGACACGTTGCTGGGTGTGCCGGTGGCGTTGGCCTCCGACATGCCGGTGCCGGCGGCAAGCTCGCTTTCGGTAGCGATTGCGGACTTTAAGCGCGCCTATCTGGTGGTGGATCGCATTGGCATCCGCACCCTGCGTGATCCGTTTACCGCGAAACCGTTTGTGAAGTTCTACACCACCAAGCGGGTGGGCGGTGAAGTGGTCAACACCGAAGCTATCAAGCTGCTGAAGCTGCTTTAA
- a CDS encoding HK97 family phage prohead protease has translation MENKAYHAGRETVSCAFEVKSLAQDGTFEGYASVFNVVDSQRDVVQPGAFRASLKTRNQPVQLLWQHQWESPIGVIETLFENTRGLYVKGKLLMEVARAREAYALLKSGVIRGLSIGYSVKRAKRNIDTGVRALLEVELWEISLVTMPANEAALVTVVKSAEGDPMAHLASVLDRAGIALLYAMGSPGFGSSTRPV, from the coding sequence ATGGAAAATAAGGCATATCACGCGGGCCGGGAGACGGTTTCCTGTGCGTTCGAGGTCAAATCACTGGCGCAGGACGGGACATTTGAGGGCTATGCGAGCGTGTTTAACGTGGTTGATAGCCAGCGCGATGTGGTGCAGCCGGGCGCGTTTCGGGCGAGCCTGAAAACCCGCAATCAGCCGGTGCAGTTGCTGTGGCAACACCAGTGGGAGAGCCCGATTGGGGTGATCGAAACGCTGTTTGAGAACACGCGCGGGCTGTATGTGAAAGGCAAGCTGCTGATGGAGGTGGCGCGGGCGCGTGAAGCATATGCGCTGCTGAAATCTGGCGTGATTCGGGGCTTAAGCATTGGCTACAGCGTGAAGCGTGCGAAGCGCAACATTGATACGGGCGTGCGGGCGTTGCTGGAAGTCGAGCTGTGGGAGATCAGCCTGGTGACGATGCCGGCGAATGAGGCGGCGCTGGTGACGGTGGTGAAATCTGCCGAGGGTGACCCGATGGCGCACTTGGCGAGTGTGCTCGACCGTGCCGGGATTGCCTTGCTTTACGCGATGGGATCGCCGGGTTTTGGCAGTTCTACCCGGCCGGTGTGA
- a CDS encoding phage portal protein has translation MARMIPWLAQRRLRGPVVEEKTYPATTSFMIPSSQPVWMRRDMTKFADEGYRRNVIAHRAVSMIATAAASVPWKLSERRARGSRVLEGHPLLTLLATPNPLQGGSELCEALYAHRQIAGNAYLHAIGPKGAPPLELHVLRPDRIAIIPGQGGIPKAYRYTIDTRSVDVPVDAITGQSRILHVKTFHPLDDWYGLSPMEAAAYSIDQHNQCGAWNQALLQNGARPSGALMVKAGDGQPGALSESQYTRLKTQLDDQFSGALNAGRPLLLEGGLEWKEMSLSPKDMDFIEIKNSSARDVALAFGVPPQLLGITGDNTYANLKEARLALWEQTIVPLLQSVTDALNNWLVPMFDTALTLSLDQDAIPVLAEKRDAYWERISKADFLSADEKRKLLGISDGK, from the coding sequence ATGGCACGCATGATACCGTGGCTGGCGCAGCGTCGTTTGCGCGGGCCTGTCGTTGAAGAAAAAACCTATCCGGCGACGACGTCGTTCATGATCCCCTCCAGCCAGCCGGTATGGATGCGGCGCGACATGACGAAATTTGCCGATGAGGGCTATCGCCGCAATGTGATCGCCCATCGCGCGGTGTCGATGATTGCGACGGCGGCGGCATCCGTGCCGTGGAAATTGAGTGAACGCCGGGCGCGCGGCAGCCGCGTGCTGGAGGGCCACCCGCTGCTGACGCTGCTGGCGACGCCCAACCCGCTGCAGGGCGGCAGTGAATTATGCGAGGCGCTGTATGCGCATCGCCAGATTGCGGGCAATGCGTATCTGCATGCGATTGGGCCGAAGGGTGCGCCGCCGCTGGAGCTGCATGTGTTGCGGCCGGACCGGATTGCGATTATCCCCGGTCAGGGGGGGATTCCCAAGGCGTATCGGTATACGATCGATACGCGTTCGGTGGATGTGCCGGTGGATGCGATTACCGGCCAGTCGCGGATTCTGCATGTGAAGACATTTCACCCGCTGGATGATTGGTATGGGCTGTCGCCGATGGAGGCTGCGGCCTATAGCATCGACCAGCATAACCAGTGTGGGGCGTGGAACCAGGCGCTGCTGCAAAATGGGGCGCGGCCTTCGGGGGCGCTGATGGTGAAGGCGGGTGACGGGCAACCGGGCGCGCTGAGCGAGAGCCAGTATACGCGGTTGAAAACGCAGCTGGATGACCAGTTTTCCGGCGCGCTGAATGCCGGGCGGCCGCTGCTGCTGGAAGGCGGGCTCGAATGGAAGGAAATGAGCCTTTCGCCCAAGGATATGGATTTTATCGAGATCAAGAATTCGAGTGCGCGGGATGTGGCGCTGGCGTTTGGCGTGCCGCCGCAATTGCTGGGGATTACGGGGGATAATACCTACGCCAACCTGAAGGAAGCGCGGCTGGCGCTGTGGGAGCAGACGATTGTGCCGCTGCTGCAAAGCGTGACGGATGCGCTGAATAACTGGCTGGTGCCGATGTTCGATACGGCGCTGACGCTGAGCCTCGACCAGGATGCGATCCCGGTGCTGGCGGAGAAACGGGATGCGTATTGGGAGCGCATCAGCAAGGCGGATTTCCTGAGCGCGGATGAGAAACGCAAACTGTTGGGGATCAGCGATGGAAAATAA